A part of Miscanthus floridulus cultivar M001 chromosome 6, ASM1932011v1, whole genome shotgun sequence genomic DNA contains:
- the LOC136460024 gene encoding uncharacterized protein, with translation MERVRRASHAGSWYTNNARKLDEELSGWLGAAGLTKSPDVRAVIAPHAGYSYSGRCAAYAFGNIDPTNISRVFLLGPSHHYYTPKCALTRASVYCTPIGDLPVDQEVIEELSATGKFEFMDLSVDEAEHSMEMHLPYLAKVFQGHTVKVVPILVGALSSQSEAMYGQLLSKYVDDPKNFFSVSSDFCHWGSRFSYTYYEKKHGAIHKSIEALDRMGMEIIETGDPVAFKEYLQEYENTICGRHPISVFLHMLKHCSTKIKIGFVRYEQSSQCKNMRDSSVSYASAAAKVDASGEEEKQD, from the exons ATGGAGCGCGTGAGGAGGGCTTCGCACGCCGGGTCTTGGTACACGAACAATG CCAGGAAGCTGGACGAGGAACTCAGTGGTTGGCTGGGGGCAGCTGGTCTAACCAAGTCTCCTGATGTTAGGGCAGTAATTGCACC CCACGCTGGTTATTCATACTCAGGCCGATGTGCAGCTTATGCTTTTGGCAACATTGATCCAACTAACAT TTCTCGGGTGTTTCTGCTTGGCCCTTCTCATCACTACTACACTCCAAAATGTGCTTTAACCAGGGCTTCTGTCTATTGTACCCCAATTGGGGATTTGCCAGTGGACCAGGAAG TCATCGAGGAACTCAGTGCTACTGGAAAATTTGAATTTATGGATCTTAGTGTGGATGAAGCTGAACATAGCATGGAAATGCATTTGCCCTACCTTGCTAAAGTATTTCAAGG ACATACTGTGAAAGTCGTCCCTATCCTTGTTGGTGCACTTAGCTCCCAAAGTGAAGCCATGTATGGACAGCTGCTCTCCAAATATGTTGATGACCCAAAAAACTTTTTTTCTGTGTCGTCAGACTTCTGCCATTGGGGATCCCG GTTTAGTTATACATACTACGAAAAGAAACATGGTGCTATTCATAAGTCTATTGAGGCCTTGGACCGTATGGGCATGGAGATCATAGAGACTGGTGATCCTGTAGCGTTCAAAGAATACCTGCAGGAGTATGAGAATACCATATGTGGACGCCACCCCATCAGTGTTTTCCTTCAT aTGTTGAAACATTGCTCAACAAAAATTAAGATTGGCTTTGTTCGCTACGAGCAGTCGAGCCAGTGCAAGAACATGAGGGATAGCAGTGTGAGCTATGCATCCGCAGCAGCAAAGGTTGATGCatcaggggaagaagagaaacaAGATTGA